One window from the genome of Solea solea chromosome 2, fSolSol10.1, whole genome shotgun sequence encodes:
- the trpm2 gene encoding transient receptor potential cation channel subfamily M member 2, with the protein MLSLSFVQLKGSSEDCPKDMLPKSENKVHPQDLTQQFTKPGLNRAVSRFKKHCAFGSWIRENIRKKECCLFEKGVREDVCKCGYLKTDHVDEAIKPEDFTGESWDKHRHVHEVPTDAFGDISFGGTGQKTGKYVRASTDTSPEVLYRLLTEQWKLSPPNLLISVTGGAKNFYLKARLKNMFHRGLIKVAQTTGAWIITGGTHTGVMKHVGQAVRDYALSSSSSQGQIVAIGVATWGAIHNRDALVHSEGCFPAHYLMDVNGQGRLSCLDNNHTHFLLVDDGTHGHYGVEIELRSRLEKCISRKHLGNRESGVTIPVVCVVLDGGPGTLTTIYNAMLNGTPCVVLEGSGRIADVIAQVAGLPVGRVTIALVHQLLKKFFSQEYETFADLKIIQWTKMIQDIIRLPHLLTVFRVSEDSHGDVDVAILQALLKASRTSESQCWKRQLELAIGWNRVDIAETEIFTEESQWKSTDLHWAMFSALVGNKPEFVSLLLENGVSLRDFLHDQETLSELYKQLPNCFFLHKLAKRLHSSFRSGRTPFSLRPRAHLGQGEVISMTHVCGEVRHLLGSFTKPIYPPSTTRDNFNMTLDDSSSSLSKSQADSRNQLREDRSEAAIQRDSGTDLFLWAVVQNNKELAEIFWEECLDCISAALAASTILKKMAKEASDADESEDMQDLANHYEKQAIGVFSRCHSDDEERAQKLLVRVSPLWGSTTCLRLALEANNKSFVAQSGVQALLTQIWCGELSVINPVWRVLVCMVFFPFIYTGFLVFRRDETIQRETEKHEEIKTVQSLTGSTLKTNSRALDSPNLRHLKPLSSWSRLVHLYSAPQVKFYWNIVSYFAFLFLFAVVLMMDFQTTPSAGEVLLYIWLISLVCEEVRQLFHDPDGFGFRKKSRMYIEDLWNILDVLSIVLFIIGLGFRLTSQLFYPGKIILCIDFVVFCLRLMAIFTISRTLGPKIIIVRRMMMDMFFFMFLLSIWVVAYGVAKQGILIHNDNRLDWILRGAVYEPYLIIFGDFPKNIDNTEFDINSCTMNGSDPLKPKCPVLNEDQTPAFPEGLTILMLCVYLLFANILLLNLLIAIFNFTFEEVQDNTDRIWKFQRYELIKEYHSRPAAPPPFIIFSHLYLFIRHMVLCRPPVLCREFKNELPQVEEEELLSWEALMKDRYLMSTQQEQSQSVERRIMDTAQKVTTIADLLEREEEPSSSAMMKRLARLEEQVSQSNRTLLLIMESLKCQGLVPKEAQSHPMSTTTDEATDALGNASESEGGLHVHARQLHYPNSKLTRFPVPEEKVQWEVSFSSYTPTCASEDAGDNVDGSDSEASDNYRNPGGRTGIRGRGALNQLGPNMNLNLVVTRWRDSEKSVLEYLVVWDESQGTLALPGGPVQSADHLPVTLKRTIGKKLYEKLDAKVSEGTKVFEGYVDDCRNTDNAWVETTVLNIHLDSTSQGLMEINNMVLSSRGCLLWQEVSSKTRLGSNQRESLRQVAELHNRKF; encoded by the exons ATGCTGTCGCTGTCATTTGTCCAACTGAAAGGAAGCTCTGAAGACTGTCCAAAAg ACATGCTGCCAAAATCTGAGAATAAGGTTCATCCACAGGATTTGACTCAGCAGTTCACCAAACCTGGACTAAATCGGGCGGTTTCTCGTTTTAAAAAG CATTGTGCCTTTGGCTCCTGGATCAGGGAAAACATCCGCAAGAAGGAATGTTGCCTCTTTGAAAAAGGTGTCAG AGAGGATGTATGCAAGTGTGGTTACTTAAAAACTGATCATGTGGACGAGGCCATCAAGCCCGAGGACTTCACTGGAGAGTCAtgggacaaacacagacatgttcaCGAAGTGCCGACGGATGCTTTTGGGGACATCAGCTTTGGTGGGACTGGCCAAAAGACAGGCAAA TATGTGCGCGCGTCCACTGACACCAGTCCTGAAGTCCTGTACCGCTTACTGACGGAACAGTGGAAACTGTCCCCTCCCAACCTGCTCATCTCAGTGACAGGAGGAGCTAAGAACTTCTATCTTAAAGCTCGTCTCAAGAACATGTTCCACAGAGGTCTCATCAAAGTGGCTCAGACGACAG GGGCGTGGATCATCACCGGTGGCACCCACACAGGTGTGATGAAGCATGTGGGGCAGGCGGTGAGAGACTATGccctgagcagcagctcctcacaGGGTCAGATCGTAGCTATCGGAGTGGCAACATGGGGAGCGATTCACAACAGGGACGCTTTGGTGCATTCAGAg GGTTGTTTCCCAGCGCATTATTTGATGGACGTCAATGGTCAGGGCCGACTGTCCTGCCTCGATAACAACCACACCCACTTCCTGCTGGTGGACGACGGGACCCACGGTCATTATGGCGTGGAGATTGAACTGCGTAGCCGTCTGGAGAAGTGCATCTCCAGAAAGCATCTTGGAAACAGAG AGAGTGGCGTGACCATCCCTGTGGTGTGCGTGGTTTTGGATGGAGGTCCAGGAACTCTCACT ACCATCTATAACGCCATGCTGAATGGTACACCCTGTGTGGTTCTGGAAGGCTCTGGGAGAATAGCAGATGTGATTGCCCAGGTCGCGGGGCTGCCAGTGGGCCGTGTCACCATTGCCCTCGTCCACCAGCTGCTGAAGAAGTTCTTTAGCCAAGAGTATGAAACTTTTGCTGACCTGAAGATCATACAGTGGACCAAGATG ATTCAGGACATCATCAGGTTGCCGCACTTGCTGACAGTATTCAGAGTGAGCGAGGACAGTCATGGGGATGTAGACGTGGCTATTCTTCAGGCATTACTCAAAG CTTCGAGGACCAGCGAGTCACAGTGCTGGAAGAGGCAACTGGAGCTGGCTATAGGCTGGAACCGAGTGGATATAGCTGAGACTGAGATTTTCACTGAGGAGAGCCAGTGGAAG TCCACTGACCTCCACTGGGCCATGTTCTCAGCCCTCGTTGGCAACAAGCCTGAGTTTGTGAGTCTGTTGCTGGAGAACGGTGTGAGTCTGAGGGATTTCCTGCACGACCAGGAGACTCTGTCCGAACTCTACAAACAGCTCCCAAACTGCTTCTTCCTCCACAAGCTGGCCAAGCGGCTACACAGCTCCTTTCGCAGTGGGCGAACTCCATTCAGCCTGAGGCCTCGAGCTCACTTGGGACAAGGTGAAGTCATCTCCATGACTCACGTGTGTGGTGAGGTGCGTCACCTGCTGGGCAGTTTTACCAAGCCCATCTACCCTCCCTCCACCACGAGAGACAACTTCAACATGACTTTGGATGATTCATCTTCATCT CTGTCCAAAAGTCAAGCAGATTCCCGAAATCaactcagggaggacagaagtGAAGCAGCGATCCAGCGGGACTCAGGCACAGACCTTTTCCTTTGGGCTGTTGTCCAGAACAACAAGGAGCTGGCTGAAATCTTTTGGGAGGAG TGTTTAGACTGTATATCTGCTGCGCTGGCTGCCAGTACGATCCTGAAGAAAATGGCGAAAGAAGCAAGTGATGCTGACGAGTCAGAGGATATGCAAGACCTTGCCAATCACTATGAGAAACAAGCCATTG GTGTGTTCAGCAGGTGCCACAGCGATGATGAGGAGCGCGCTCAGAAGCTGTTGGTCCGTGTGTCACCACTGTGGGGAAGTACAACGTGCCTGAGGTTGGCTCTGGAGGCTAATAATAAAAGTTTTGTAGCTCAGTCAGGTGTTCAG GCTCTTCTGACTCAAATCTGGTGTGGTGAGCTTTCAGTCATCAACCCTGTGTGGAGGGTACTGGTCTGCATGGTCTTCTTCCCCTTTATCTACACTGGCTTTCTGGTTTTCAG ACGCGATGAAACCATCcagagagagactgaaaagCACGAGGAGATCAAGACAGTGCAGTCTCTGACAGGAAGTACACTCAAAACAAATTCTCGTGCCCT TGACTCCCCCAACCTGCGGCACCTGAAGCCTCTGAGCAGCTGGTCCAGACTAGTTCACCTGTACAGTGCCCCACAGGTCAAGTTTTACTGGAATATTGTGTCTTACTTTgccttcctcttcctgtttgctgtggtgCTGATGATGGACTTCCAGACTACGCCCTCTGCAGGAGAGGTGCTGCTCTACATCTGGCTAATCTCGCTGGTGTGTGAGGAGGTCAGACAG CTATTTCATGACCCTGATGGCTTTGGGTTTCGTAAGAAATCCAGGATGTACATTGAAGACCTTTGGAATATTTTAGATGTTCTGTCCATCGTTCTGTTTATTATCGGCCTTGGATTCAG GCTGACGTCTCAGCTCTTCTACCCGGGTAAAATCATCCTCTGCATTGATTTTGTGGTCTTCTGCCTCCGTCTCATGGCCATCTTCACTATCAGTCGGACTCTGGGTCCCAAAATCATCATCGTCAGGAGGATG ATGATGGACATGTTCTTCTTCATGTTCCTGCTGAGTATCTGGGTGGTGGCGTACGGCGTGGCCAAACAAGGCATTCTCATCCACAATGACAATCGGCTGGACTGGATTCTCCGTGGAGCAGTTTACGAGCCGTACCTTATCATATTTGGCGATTTCCCCAAAAATATTGACA ACACTGAATTTGACATCAACTCCTGCACCATGAATGGATCTGATCCTCTAAAGCCCAAGTGTCCTGTCCTGAATGAAGACCAAACCCCAGCTTTCCCAGAGGGGCTCACGATCCTCATGCTTTGTGTTTACTTGCTCTTTGCCAACATTCTGCTGCTCAACCTGCTCATAGCCATCTTCAA CTTCACATTCGAGGAAGTGCAGGACAACACAGACAGAATATGGAAGTTTCAAAGATATGAGCTGATTAAGGAGTACCACAGTCGCCCGGCTGCCCCTCCTCCGTTCATCATCTTCAGCCATCTTTACCTCTTCATCAGGCACATGGTTCTGTGCAGGCCTCCTGTCTTATGCAGAGAGTTCA AAAATGAGCTTCCTCAggtagaggaagaggagctgTTGTCCTGGGAGGCATTGATGAAAGACAGATATCTGATGTCCACGCAGCAGGAGCAGAGCCAGAGCGTGGAGCGACGCATCATGGACACGGCCCAAAA GGTGACCACCATCGCCGATCTGCTGGAGAGGGAAGAGGAGCCGAGCTCGTCTGCCATGATGAAAAGACTGGCCCGACTAGAGGAGCAG GTCAGCCAGTCAAACAGAACCTTGCTGTTGATTATGGAGAGTCTGAAATGTCAGGGACTTGTCCCAAAAGAAGCACAATCACATCCAA TGTCGACCACGACGGATGAAGCCACCGACGCTTTAGGAAACGCGTCAGAGAGCGAGGGTGGGCTTCACGTGCACGCCCGACAGCTCCACTATCCAAACAGCAAACTCACACGCTTCCCTGTGCCAGAGGAGAAAGTGCAGTGGGAG GTCAGCTTCAGCTCATACACGCCGACCTGTGCATCTGAAGACGCTGGAGACAATGTAGATGG ATCAGATTCAGAGGCCTCAGATAATTACAG aaACCCAGGAGGGAGGACTGGCATCAGGGGACGAGGGGCACTCAATCAACTGGGTCCAAATATGAATTTGAACCTTGTTGTTACACG TTGGCGAGACAGTGAGAAATCTGTTTTGGAGTATCTGGTAGTTTGGGATGAGAGCCAAGGCACCTTGGCTTTACCTGGG GGACCTGTCCAATCTGCCGATCACCTGCCTGTAACACTTAAAAGAACCATTGGGAAGAAACTGTACGAAAAACTCGATGCAAAAGTATCAGAAGGAACAAAG gtgtttgAGGGTTACGTGGATGACTGCAGGAACACAGATAATGCCTGGGTAGAAACCACTGTCCTGAACATTCACCTGGACAGTACAAGCCAGGGACTGATGGAGATAAATAATATG GTGCTGAGCAGCCGTGGTTGTCTCCTGTGGCAGGAGGTGAGCAGCAAAACAAGACTTGGCTCAAACCAAAGAGAGTCTCTGCGGCAGGTTGCGGAACTGCACAACAGGAAGTTCTGA